Proteins encoded by one window of Arachis ipaensis cultivar K30076 chromosome B04, Araip1.1, whole genome shotgun sequence:
- the LOC107637061 gene encoding uncharacterized protein LOC107637061, with the protein MNKLQNHLDPQKISSKLNSETGSASETPSYTDWEAQDQCLVAWLMSSMEATFVNRVVEFEFAYQIWNALEDYFAARVKSRIKQLKAQLKTLKKHSSSVSEYMAKINQVADSLNALGAPLSTEDYIEAVLGGLGEEYSTFITVTNGRIDQLSESEFESQLQTQEELLERFRKVDLGYVQANLTQKGDAPNNNSYTFNNNSNNFRGDFRGGRTRGFRGGGGRSSWWQGNRPQCQVCGKIGHIALKCYHRFDQSYTNPQLQPLNAAPPPSMAFHNGKQVQHHTPQSSPQQPAAPSPQAYIALPSAVPDAGWYPDSGASHHITFDQSNLNTGSEYDGSQQVYGGNGQGMKITHVGNSILHASLSNRPFRMQNLLHVPNISKNLISVAKFALDNYVFFEFWPYLCNVKCQITRQVLLQGLLKDGLYKFEGISVNTSSNTPHTTSLPLHTPISANTLTQTPPSTIKPNKTNTHTCVASESAPYATAALVPTAVRMAPVSAATTYGNISECHTSIGNVYANITCKNSTQTMQLWHRKLGHPGDKIVSLVMKECNIPHESINKENSIPTLCQSCCISKLHQLPHPESLTSYKPLELVFSDIWGPAPVYSRLGHRYYICFIDASTRYTCTYLLESKGQAFDAFVKFKALIENKTGLKIKSIQTDNAKEYVSNAFTAYLASNEIHHRLTCPYSYQQNGTIERKHCHITETVLTLLAQASLPLSFWGDATLSATYLINRLPSPTLSCRSPLELLTGRKPDYLFLKPFGCTCYPLLKHYNPHKFDFKSHQCIFIGYSDNQKGYRCLSPLGKEFVSRDVVFNESEFPFPHLFPISTNPPPVSQTLINLGPLLFSLPTLSHQPLAPSSQPQQPLPQPLSQPSNASPLPTPSPMHSSYRISNSVNCIPVSQPSASVCFPDSSNVVVDVSSDPNAPASAVLENLQVPQLPLVGVPPSNAHPMQTQSKSGIFKPRSFATVVREGSARRDSASETPAVVPASDPVGGGGAFSLQALMAVPAAGAAKSARALASAAASDLVSRIPNSVGEALCSPHWREAM; encoded by the coding sequence ATGAACAAGTTACAAAATCACTTGGATCCACAAAAAATTTCGTCAAAGCTCAACTCAGAAACTGGATCTGCATCAGAGACTCCGTCATACACTGATTGGGAAGCACAGGATCAATGCCTAGTGGCTTGGCTCATGTCATCTATGGAAGCAACCTTCGTCAATCGTGTGGTTGAATTTGAATTTGCTTACCAAATCTGGAATGCACTTGAAGATTATTTTGCTGCGCGTGTGAAGTCAAGGATCAAGCAGTTGAAGGCACAGCTGAAGACGCTCAAGAAGCACAGCTCCTCAGTCTCAGAATACATGGCAAAAATTAATCAGGTTGCTGATTCTCTCAACGCGCTTGGAGCACCACTTTCCACAGAGGACTACATTGAGGCAGTGCTTGGAGGACTAGGTGAAGAGTACAGTACCTTCATCACAGTAACTAATGGAAGAATAGATCAGTTGTCCGAAAGCGAATTCGAATCTCAGCTACAAACACAGGAAGAATTGCTTGAAAGATTTAGGAAAGTAGATCTTGGATATGTTCAAGCAAATCTAACGCAAAAAGGTGATGCACCTAACAACAACTCCTACACCTTCAACAATAATTCCAACAATTTCAGAGGTGACTTTAGAGGTGGACGTACCAGAGGGTTCAGAGGCGGAGGCGGCAGATCCTCGTGGTGGCAAGGTAATCGGCCTCAGTGCCAAGTGTGTGGGAAGATAGGACACATTGCGTTGAAATGTTACCATCGCTTTGACCAGAGCTATACTAATCCACAACTCCAACCTCTCAATGCTGCGCCTCCTCCTTCCATGGCATTCCACAACGGCAAACAAGTGCAACATCACACGCCACAATCCAGCCCTCAACAGCCTGCTGCTCCAAGTCCTCAGGCCTACATTGCCTTGCCCTCTGCAGTGCCTGATGCCGGCTGGTATCCGGACTCTGGAGCGTCACACCATATTACCTTTGACCAGAGTAACCTCAACACAGGATCAGAATATGATGGATCACAACAGGTATATGGTGGTAATggccaaggtatgaaaattacaCATGTTGGAAATTCTATATTGCATGCATCTTTATCAAATAGACCATTTAGAATGCAAAACCTGCTCCATGTTCCcaacatttcaaaaaatttaataagTGTAGCCAAGTTTGCCCTGGATAATTATGTTTTCTTTGAGTTTTGGCCTTATCTATGCAATGTGAAATGTCAGATAACCAGACAGGTTCTACTACAAGGACTCCTTAAGGATGGCCTCTACAAATTTGAAGGAATTTCAGTCAACACAAGTTCTAATACTCCACACACCACCTCACTGCCTCTTCATACACCTATCAGTGCAAACACCTTGACTCAAACACCTCCCTCAACCATAAAACCCAATAAAACAAATACACATACCTGTGTAGCCTCAGAATCTGCACCCTATGCCACTGCTGCTCTTGTTCCTACTGCTGTCCGTATGGCTCCTGTTTCTGCAGCAACCACATATGGGAATATCAGTGAATGTCACACCTCTATAGGAAATGTATATGCAAACATTACATGTAAAAATAGTACCCAAACTATGCAGTTATGGCATCGAAAGCTTGGTCACCCCGGTGACAAAATAGTTAGTCTTGTCATGAAAGAATGTAATATCCCTCATGAatcaataaataaagaaaattctaTTCCTACTTTGTGTCAATCATGCTGCATCAGTAAACTGCATCAGTTACCTCACCCTGAGTCCCTCACATCCTACAAACCTCTAGAACTCGTGTTCTCAGATATTTGGGGTCCAGCCCCTGTTTACAGCAGACTAGGCCACAGATACTACATCTGCTTTATTGATGCGAGCACTAGGTATACCTGCACCTATTTGTTGGAATCAAAGGGTCAAGCCTTTGACGCATTTGTGAAGTTTAAAGCACTCATTGAAAACAAAACAGGCTTAAAGATTAAATCCATCCAAACAGATAATGCAAAGGAATATGTCTCAAATGCATTCACAGCCTACCTTGCCTCTAATGAAATCCATCACAGACTAACATGTCCCTACTCCTATCAACAAAACGGGACCATTGAAAGAAAACATTGCCACATTACTGAAACTGTCCTTACACTACTAGCTCAGGCTTCCTTACCCTTATCTTTTTGGGGAGATGCTACCCTCTCTGCCACTTACCTCATCAACCGACTACCCAGCCCAACTCTCTCCTGCAGGTCCCCATTGGAACTTCTCACTGGCCGGAAACCTGACTACTTATTCCTTAAGCCGTTTGGCTGTACATGCTACCCCCTCCTCAAACACTACAACCCCCACAAGTTTGACTTCAAATCTCATCAATGTATCTTCATTGGGTACTCAGACAACCAGAAAGGGTATCGATGCCTGTCCCCACTAGGAAAGGAGTTTGTTTCTAGAGATGTTGTCTTCAATGAATCCGAATTCCCATTCCCCCATCTATTCCCTATCTCAACTAACCCTCCTCCAGTGTCACAAACTCTAATCAACCTAGGTCCCCTCCTATTCTCTCTTCCTACTCTGTCTCACCAGCCTCTAGCACCCTCCTCTCAGCCACAGCAGCCCCTCCCTCAACCCCTATCTCAACCCTCTAATGCCTCTCCCCTCCCAACCCCCAGTCCAATGCATTCATCATATAGAATTTCCAATAGTGTTAATTGTATACCTGTGTCCCAACCTTCTGCATCTGTTTGTTTTCCTGATTCTTCTAATGTTGTGGTTGATGTTTCGTCTGATCCTAATGCCCCTGCAAGTGCTGTTTTGGAGAATTTGCAGGTGCCGCAACTGCCGCTTGTGGGAGTCCCTCCATCGAATGCTCACCCAATGCAAACTCAGAGCAAATCGGGGATCTTCAAGCCACGCTCGTTCGCTACTGTGGTTCGTGAGGGCTCTGCACGGCGCGACTCTGCTTCCGAGACGCCGGCGGTGGTTCCTGCCTCAGACCCAGTCGGCGGCGGTGGCGCTTTTAGTCTTCAGGCCCTCATGGCGGTGCCAGCTGCAGGTGCTGCCAAGTCCGCCCGAGCCCTAGCTTCTGCGGCAGCCTCTGACCTTGTGTCTCGCATCCCTAATTCTGTGGGTGAGGCGTTGTGTAGTCCCCACTGGCGTGAGGCAATGTAG
- the LOC107634944 gene encoding 54S ribosomal protein L24, mitochondrial-like: protein MAFRGKEMMKIVLKRVGENNLNPRVKQSLEKCIPRSKVVMGRAKRGLFAGRHIQFGNSVSEDGGNKTRRTWKPNVQEKRLFSYILDRHIRVKVTMHALRCIDKAGGIDEYLLKTPYQKMDTEIGVFWKAKMEKLYEELGEKEVVFFAPKDEAKFEQGFRDLKLSEKEARKETRRKMFAGISKHKLIGVESKDGQSIEDSEEISHGARKQLVPVSYVLAADKLKVGSYVSN, encoded by the exons ATGGCGTTCAGAGGCAAAGAGATGATGAAGATAGTGTTGAAGAGAGTTGGAGAGAACAATTTGAACCCGAGAGTGAAGCAATCGCTGGAGAAATGTATACCTCGAAGCAAGGTTGTAATGGGTCGTGCCAAACGCGGTCTATTTGCCGGTAGACACATTCAGTTTGGCAACAGTGTTAGTGAAGATGGCGGTAACAA GACAAGGAGAACGTGGAAACCTAATGTCCAAGAAAAGCGGCTCTTCAGTTACATCCTGGATCGTCACATTCGGGTCAAAGTGACAATGCATGCCCTTCGTTGCATAGACAAGGCTGGTGGGATTGATGAATACTTGCTGAAAACTCCTTACCAAAAGATGGACACTGAGATTGGTGTCTTCTGGAAGGCAAAGATGGAGAAGCTCTATGAAGAGCTTGGCGAGAAGGAGGTTGTGTTCTTTGCACCAAAGGATGAAGCCAAGTTTGAACAAGGCTTTAGAGATTTGAAGCTATCTGAAAAGGAAGCGCGCAAGGAAACCAGAAGAAAAATGTTTGCCGGGATAAGCAAGCACAAGCTGATTGGGGTAGAAAGTAAAGATGGTCAATCTATCGAGGACAGTGAAGAAATCTCGCATGGTGCTCGGAAACAGTTGGTCCCAGTTTCATATGTGTTGGCTGCTGACAAGCTCAAGGTTGGGAGTTATGTTTCTAATTGA